ttatcgatattcacaataaaaagtaacactcttagcataaaaaataatactttttcatggatgatctaaataaagatccgtctcataaatacgatccatgagaccgtctcacacaagtttttgtcagaCACGtgttttcttttatttaatttaattttaaaagtttacaCTTGATAAAGTTGTGAATCTCTCATCAACATCATTATGTCTGGCATTTAAATTCACAAGTCcgaattcaaaattttcacaCTCTTTAGGGAACTTAAAGTTGGGGACGCCTAGATTCATGAAAATGATTCCCCTGTTGAcccatttaatttttaaaaatatatttctcaATATATATCGAATAAATGAAACATATTTGGCTAAATTGTCAAATAAAGTATAATAATTGACAATTGTTAATTAGATTATATGGAATGATTTTAGCCATTGTTGACATGGCATATAAAAAAGATAAATACATAGGATTAACCTCGAAAAAGAAGAGGAAATGCACGTAAGCTGTCCGACGTTCGTGTATGAAACACACGTCTATCAAACCCCAATAATCTCTTcccaaaaattattaaaatatgaaGTTAGATTCAATGGACAGTTGACAATATGTGTTACAAAGTAGTAATTGTTTATGCAGgggaaatgaaaaatatttaataattattgacATGATGATTCATTAAACAGATccattttttgtttaaaaaaaaacacaaataataatatattggaTTTGGCCATAGATATCTATAATACGACATGGTGATcgtcaacaaaaataaaataaaatttttaaattgaaaacaaaaaaCAATATGTAGCGATGCAAATCGAATTCTCCTTTGAATTTGGTCCAAAGgaaaggcaaaaaaaaaaaaaaaagaaaagtagTAGGGATTGCAGAGTGAGACAGACCCATGCTTAGGATATCTCAGCTTATAGACAACAGTATATAGCCTTTCAAACACAAGAAGGTCAAAAAAGAGCAGACACAGTGTATGAAACAGTTTCAATCTgggcccccccccccccccccaaccaATCCTAATATACTTTGACCCCAacagtaaaaataaaaataataaaaaacccAATTGCCATATTTCCCGTCTCCAAACTTAATATATCTTGAATCCTGAACCTGCCACGTGGAAGCTGTGTTCTTGGTTTTTTGAATTGGtcaattttgattttgaataaCAGCTTGTATGTAATGTAAGCAAGTACAGTTAAAAGAAGATGGTTAGCAAACAAAAGAGCGCATCTTTACCATTGCCTTTCTCTGCTTTTTAtgcgtttattttaaataagcaGAGTTCCTACTAAGCTAGCTAACTACTAACCCCTTATGGCCCCCCTCTCCCTCTCTTTCACTGCTGAATTAAAGCAAAGTAAGTTGTACTCTCTCTagttagtgtgtgtgtgtgtctatagactatatatatatatatatatatagagagagagagagagagagagagagagagagggagGATTATGCACGTAAGATTAAAGAAACTTTTGTGGGGGTGTGGTGACTTTCATGTCAACAACTTGGAAATCCCACTcaaaatttttcataatttcattttttttacatGTAAACTGTACATTTCGTATTCAAATCCCCAATCCCATATTCTGAaatcttttttttctttcttgggACCTGCCCACATCTTTCAAAAGAAGACAGAAAACCAATAATTTGGATCCACAAAATTCAGCCAGGGGCGAGGCCAGCTCCCATTGACGGACTCCAAGATTCAATGGCGAATCTTAGGGATACCCGTTGATTTATCTAAGGATGTTTGTCACCTTTCCTCGATGAATATTCTTCCGATAAAATCTCGGAATCTTTTGGAATATAGTTTAGGGTCGACCGCCGAAATTGAGGTAGAATCAACCTGAAATGATTTGTACACATGCTCAAGCTTCTTGCTAATATCGTAGTCTTGTAAGATGTCGATTATTCCAAAGTAGAGGACCACTTCGTAGGTTTCCACGCTGCGGGAAGGTGTCAAACTGCTAAATCCACCGAGAGAATACTGATTGAAGTCACTGTTACGAGCCACACGCTGTGCTCGTGCTGGCATGTTGGCTCCAAGCTTGATCAATGGTTTCCTGATGAAACAACAAAATGCAATAACCGTCTCATAAATTTGTCATGCAACTAGCCCCCCTTGAGCCAGATAAGCATTAAATAATATTGCCACCCTGTAGAAAGACCTTATAATTATTCTAACCACcatctttaaattttaattgaAGAACAATTATTGATCTTGGACCAAGCCAAATAAAAGATTCAGAAATGCAGTTGTGAATTTGCTTTACAATAAAACCAGACCGGCCGAAGTTTGAATATAACATGGCCTGAACTACGTACCTGCCAGCTAAAATCCGATCCATGTCTTGTAGCTCTGCTTCGAGAAAACGACAGCCCCGCATGAACTTTTCATTTTGGAAGGAGTCGTTCTTACCTGAGAATATAAAACTTTATGTCAGCAAAATCTTCTAATGCCACAAATGAAGTTTTCAAAGACACAAGTGCAAGTATTCATCAATACATACCAGTGCGTAGTAGAAAAGGAGACAATCCCATTTTGTCCCCGGTACTATGATCCCGAAAATGAAGACCAACCAAGAGGCTATAGTCCATGATTCCCTCTGCCTCTAAGAATTGGCAGTCCCGATCAATTTGTCTGGCAAAAAATACTACCTAATTTAGGCGAATTCCAATGTAGGGAAAAAGAGGCAAACAACGGATGCAAAATATACTCACTCGATTACTTCTTGATACCAATTGGTTTGTAGCCGGAACACAAAGTTGAGATCTAGGTCTTTAAGAGTTGTGGTTTCGTCAATCTCTTCCTGACGTTTATCAGTGGTGCggccatgggatgatcctttcAAGTCGAACCTTCTATGGATTCGATACTCCGAGCAGAACAAATTTCCCATCACAATAAACCGAGTCTGGTTTGCAAATTAACGTGGATTACTTATTAGGTAAGAACGTCGTAAATAACCATAGAATTAGTTAATGAACAAGTACACACCTTGATGCCGCCCACGGGCTTGACACAGTGGACGCCGTAAAATTTTGTGACTAACGAATTTTCGTAGCGACAGACGTGCTGATAATAACTAGGAAGCATCTTAACAAGAACCtgaagagaaaaaggaaaacgAAAACGAAAACCACTATTAGATTCGGTTCTTTTAATCTTTTAACAACTCAGAAAGATGGGAAACTAACCTTGGCTTCAGATTTTTTCACTGTTTTGATAATAAATCTATCATCTTGTGTCAGGTAGAAGAAACTTCCACTCTTTCCCGGAGATGAAAGCTCCCTCAAAGCATCATTTCCACAAATGGCTAACATGTAATCCGCAGGATCTACTTGAAATAGCTCCCTCAAATGTCTGATAATCCAAAATAGAACACACCATTTTAGGATGCAAATACAGCAGTAAACGTAGCTCAATATTCCAAAAGATACTTTAATCAGATAAATTAACATTTTAGTCATACAGACAATAATAAACATCTATTTCTATGTATCAAGAATTGCATTCTTGGTAAAAATATTCCCAACAAATAGAAGAAGACCCATTACCTAAACACGACCGGACAATAGTCCTTCCACCGGAACTCCACAGATTGGTGAGGAGGAGTGATTTTCGATCCTTCGGAAGGAAACCGAGTCGCAAACTTTTCCTTAGGATCAAAATCACTCTGTCTAAGCTTGCGCACGATCTGAGCATGCTTTCCCACAGAATACCTGAAGcaaacatttaaaaaattcaacatATATTCTTAAAGAATACTATAAAGAAACAAATACCCAATTCATTCCAAGTTTTGCTACAGATTTCTGTATACCTTATACCCAactgaagattgagcatcagatcGTAATTCTTGTGCCCTTTGGATATAGTCTGCCCTGGCTTCTTCACTTCTCCAAAACAACAGGGACTTCTCCGAAACTGCTTGATTATATCTCGATCAAATGCAAACCCATCTTTATACAACATCGAAGCCTCCACATTATCGATAATATCACATGTTATATCCCCAGCTTCGCCATCGGATTCCCAGATGCAAATTCTGGGAAAAGCCCGCTCTGCCGTCGCACAAGCGTCCACGGACGACCGCTTCCTCCCAGCAGCACCCCCGACCACATTATTCACATTCTCCCCCCCAACCACCAGCAGCGGCGCCGACAGCTTGTTACAAAAATATCCCCTGAAATCTTCTTCATTCTGCTGCTTGGCATTGTGAGAGGGGTAGAAGGTACCGTTCAACATCTGGGATTTGTTACTGTTCTTACACGAATCGTCAGACCAGAATCCGATGTAACAACTTCCATCCGGCCAAGTGAAAACCCCATGCCCTTTCGGAATCCCATTCTCCCAATTGCCATCGTACCTATTCCCATTGCTCCATACTAAAACCCCTCTTCCATGGATCATTCCATTCTTCCACTCCCCAATATACTCATTCCCATTTCTCCAAACGTACCTCCCTTGCCC
The Primulina eburnea isolate SZY01 chromosome 5, ASM2296580v1, whole genome shotgun sequence genome window above contains:
- the LOC140832558 gene encoding phosphatidylinositol 4-phosphate 5-kinase 1-like; the encoded protein is MPEPLLCLKPIENDRNKLNEESLDREERLIDNTTTTTTPRSVIIIPRSKSQATSRRVTPTSISDSEAADILEKHLPNGDLYIGTFSSNTPHGSGKYLWKDGCMYEGEWKKGKASGNGKFSWPSGATFEGEFKSGRMEGIGTFIGSDGDMYKGLWSADRKHGYGVKHYSNGDYYEGEWKKNLQDGQGRYVWRNGNEYIGEWKNGMIHGRGVLVWSNGNRYDGNWENGIPKGHGVFTWPDGSCYIGFWSDDSCKNSNKSQMLNGTFYPSHNAKQQNEEDFRGYFCNKLSAPLLVVGGENVNNVVGGAAGRKRSSVDACATAERAFPRICIWESDGEAGDITCDIIDNVEASMLYKDGFAFDRDIIKQFRRSPCCFGEVKKPGQTISKGHKNYDLMLNLQLGIRYSVGKHAQIVRKLRQSDFDPKEKFATRFPSEGSKITPPHQSVEFRWKDYCPVVFRHLRELFQVDPADYMLAICGNDALRELSSPGKSGSFFYLTQDDRFIIKTVKKSEAKVLVKMLPSYYQHVCRYENSLVTKFYGVHCVKPVGGIKTRFIVMGNLFCSEYRIHRRFDLKGSSHGRTTDKRQEEIDETTTLKDLDLNFVFRLQTNWYQEVIEQIDRDCQFLEAEGIMDYSLLVGLHFRDHSTGDKMGLSPFLLRTGKNDSFQNEKFMRGCRFLEAELQDMDRILAGRKPLIKLGANMPARAQRVARNSDFNQYSLGGFSSLTPSRSVETYEVVLYFGIIDILQDYDISKKLEHVYKSFQVDSTSISAVDPKLYSKRFRDFIGRIFIEER